A genomic region of Aureimonas populi contains the following coding sequences:
- a CDS encoding YqgE/AlgH family protein yields MDELKTKNSAPEHPSLEGHFLIAMPGMSDERFQRSVVYLCAHSPSGAMGFIINKAQPLSFADLLTQLEIVESPDEIRLPEKGNEISVCQGGPVERGRGFVLHSGDYDSESTVTVDDDVSLTPTLDILKSISRGIGPRSAMMVLGYAGWGAGQLEDEIASNGWLTCRADVDIIFDRRLDEKYGRALAILGVDPAFLASEAGHA; encoded by the coding sequence ATGGACGAGTTGAAAACCAAAAACAGTGCCCCCGAGCATCCTTCGCTGGAAGGCCATTTTCTCATCGCCATGCCGGGCATGTCGGATGAGCGTTTCCAGCGCAGCGTCGTCTATCTGTGCGCGCATTCGCCCTCCGGGGCCATGGGGTTCATCATCAACAAGGCGCAGCCCCTGAGCTTCGCGGACCTCCTGACGCAGCTCGAGATCGTGGAGAGCCCGGACGAGATCCGCCTGCCCGAGAAGGGAAACGAGATTTCCGTCTGCCAGGGCGGGCCGGTGGAGCGCGGGCGCGGCTTCGTCCTGCATTCGGGCGACTACGATTCGGAATCGACGGTGACGGTGGATGACGACGTATCGCTTACGCCCACGCTCGACATCCTCAAGTCCATCTCCCGCGGCATCGGGCCGCGCTCGGCGATGATGGTTCTGGGCTATGCCGGCTGGGGCGCCGGCCAGTTGGAGGACGAGATCGCTTCCAATGGCTGGCTCACCTGCCGGGCCGATGTCGACATCATCTTCGACCGGCGGCTGGACGAGAAATACGGCCGGGCGCTGGCCATTCTGGGCGTCGATCCGGCCTTCCTCGCCAGCGAGGCGGGCCACGCCTGA
- a CDS encoding protein-disulfide reductase DsbD domain-containing protein, whose protein sequence is MTKIASITPLFLACGLLVSAGPASAAPAGASVETTGAVLTLLAEPPAADGTLRGALVVELEPGWKTYWIDPGESGLAPQFDFSRSQGIETPDIRFPPPVRFREGDMVSNGYTNSPAFAFTALANDRTARIELSATIGLCREICVPLSVELAADPAAPLSMTDAMAIDRAFLALPRGGKTKLEGRLEGERLVVDLAGDTAPRDLFVAGHAGWRFGPSQAAASPGGTRYELPVHQRGPAPLERLDAVLIGEPSRDLRIDIR, encoded by the coding sequence GTGACGAAGATCGCTTCCATCACCCCCCTTTTCCTCGCCTGCGGCCTTCTCGTCTCGGCCGGCCCGGCGTCCGCCGCTCCCGCCGGCGCCTCCGTCGAGACGACGGGCGCGGTCTTGACGCTTCTTGCCGAACCGCCGGCCGCCGATGGAACGCTGCGCGGGGCGCTTGTCGTGGAGCTGGAGCCGGGATGGAAAACCTACTGGATCGACCCCGGCGAAAGCGGGCTGGCGCCCCAATTCGACTTTTCGCGAAGCCAGGGGATCGAAACGCCCGATATCCGCTTTCCCCCGCCCGTCCGTTTCCGCGAGGGCGATATGGTGTCGAACGGCTATACCAACTCGCCCGCCTTCGCCTTCACCGCGCTGGCGAACGATCGGACGGCGCGGATCGAGCTGAGCGCGACGATCGGCCTGTGTCGCGAAATCTGCGTGCCGCTGAGCGTCGAGCTGGCGGCCGATCCGGCCGCGCCGCTCTCGATGACGGACGCCATGGCGATCGACCGCGCCTTCCTGGCCCTTCCGCGCGGTGGGAAAACGAAACTGGAGGGACGGCTGGAGGGCGAGCGGCTCGTCGTCGATCTGGCCGGGGACACGGCGCCTCGCGACCTCTTCGTTGCCGGCCACGCCGGCTGGCGCTTCGGCCCGTCGCAAGCGGCCGCCTCGCCCGGGGGCACGCGCTACGAACTGCCCGTGCACCAGCGCGGCCCCGCCCCGCTGGAACGCCTCGACGCGGTCCTCATCGGCGAACCGTCTCGCGATTTGCGCATCGACATCCGCTGA
- a CDS encoding peroxiredoxin: MTLQPGDKIPSATFRTPTADGPANITSDEIFAGKKVVLFAVPGAFTPTCSMNHLPGFIELNDELRAKGVDTIAVVSVNDVFVMKAWEKSTEAGGKILFLADGNAEFTRAAGLEADLSGAGFGTRSKRYSMLVEDGVVKSLNIEDAPGQAEKSSAHAILETL; this comes from the coding sequence ATGACCCTCCAACCTGGCGACAAGATACCGAGCGCAACCTTCCGCACCCCCACGGCGGACGGGCCCGCCAACATCACGAGCGACGAGATCTTCGCCGGCAAGAAGGTGGTGCTCTTCGCGGTGCCCGGCGCCTTCACGCCCACATGCTCGATGAACCACCTGCCCGGCTTCATCGAGCTGAACGACGAGCTTCGCGCCAAGGGCGTCGATACCATCGCTGTCGTCTCGGTGAACGACGTGTTCGTCATGAAGGCCTGGGAGAAATCGACCGAGGCCGGCGGCAAGATCCTGTTCCTGGCGGATGGAAACGCCGAGTTCACACGCGCGGCGGGGCTCGAGGCCGACCTTTCCGGCGCCGGCTTCGGCACCCGCTCCAAGCGCTATTCCATGCTGGTGGAGGACGGGGTGGTGAAGTCCCTCAACATCGAGGACGCGCCCGGGCAGGCCGAGAAGTCGTCCGCCCACGCCATCCTCGAAACGCTCTAG
- the rnhA gene encoding ribonuclease HI, with protein MNDKTTVEIYTDGACSGNPGPGGWGAILVSGGTRREMMGGEALTTNNRMELLAAIEALGALKRPCVVDLHSDSQYLRDGITKWIFGWKRNGWRTADKKPVKNVELWQRLDAERLRHEVRFHWVRGHAGHEMNERADELAREGMAPFKKGKGKPAAALA; from the coding sequence ATGAACGACAAGACGACCGTCGAGATCTACACGGACGGCGCGTGCTCGGGAAATCCCGGCCCCGGCGGCTGGGGAGCGATCCTCGTCAGCGGCGGGACGAGGCGGGAGATGATGGGCGGCGAGGCGCTGACCACCAACAACCGCATGGAGCTTCTGGCCGCCATCGAGGCGCTGGGCGCGCTCAAGCGCCCTTGCGTCGTCGATCTTCATTCCGACTCGCAATATCTGCGCGACGGCATCACCAAGTGGATCTTCGGCTGGAAGCGGAATGGCTGGCGCACGGCCGACAAGAAGCCGGTGAAGAATGTCGAGCTGTGGCAGCGGCTGGATGCGGAGCGGCTGCGCCATGAGGTGCGCTTCCACTGGGTGCGCGGCCATGCGGGGCATGAGATGAACGAGCGCGCCGACGAGCTGGCGCGTGAGGGAATGGCGCCCTTCAAGAAGGGCAAGGGCAAGCCGGCCGCCGCGCTGGCGTAA
- a CDS encoding homoserine kinase, producing MAVYTDVPEPDLAAFLARYDVGRLLSYKGIAEGVENSNFLLRAEGGTFILTLYEKRVNRDDLPFFIGLMEHLAGKGLSCPLPVQPREGETLGELAGRPAALFTFLEGMWTRRPSAEHCRAVGAALAGMHLAVRDYAGERRNALSVDAWRGLFEGAGPRAGEVEEGLPAEIEGELRALESGWPQGLPSGVIHADLFPDNVFFLSGELSGLIDFYFACNDILAYDLAICLCAWCFEQDGAFNVTKARGLIDGYRSVRPLSEAELDALPMLARGAAMRFLLTRLYDWIHIPDTSFVTKKDPREYLRKSRFLRQVRDVREYGIEREGLPA from the coding sequence ATGGCCGTCTATACCGATGTGCCCGAACCCGATCTGGCGGCCTTCCTGGCGCGTTACGACGTCGGGCGCCTCCTGTCCTACAAGGGCATCGCTGAAGGGGTGGAGAACTCCAACTTCCTCCTGCGCGCCGAGGGCGGCACCTTCATCCTGACGCTCTACGAGAAGCGGGTGAACAGGGACGACCTGCCCTTCTTCATCGGGCTGATGGAGCATCTGGCCGGCAAGGGGCTTTCCTGCCCGCTGCCGGTGCAGCCGCGCGAGGGCGAGACGCTCGGGGAACTGGCCGGGCGTCCCGCCGCGCTCTTCACGTTCCTGGAAGGCATGTGGACGCGGCGTCCCTCGGCCGAGCACTGCCGCGCGGTGGGCGCCGCCCTGGCGGGGATGCATCTCGCCGTGCGCGACTATGCCGGAGAGCGCCGCAACGCGCTGTCAGTCGATGCCTGGCGCGGCTTGTTCGAAGGGGCGGGGCCGCGCGCCGGCGAGGTGGAGGAAGGGCTGCCCGCCGAGATCGAAGGAGAGCTGCGGGCCCTCGAATCCGGCTGGCCGCAAGGGTTGCCGAGCGGCGTCATCCACGCCGACCTCTTTCCCGACAACGTCTTCTTCCTGTCGGGCGAGCTGTCCGGGCTCATCGACTTCTATTTCGCGTGCAACGACATCCTGGCCTATGATCTGGCGATCTGCCTCTGTGCGTGGTGCTTCGAGCAGGACGGCGCGTTCAACGTGACCAAGGCGCGGGGGCTGATCGACGGCTACCGTTCGGTGCGGCCCTTGTCGGAAGCCGAGCTGGACGCCTTGCCGATGCTGGCGCGGGGGGCGGCGATGCGCTTCCTGCTGACCCGCCTCTACGACTGGATTCACATTCCCGACACCTCCTTCGTGACCAAGAAGGACCCGAGGGAATATCTTCGCAAGTCGCGCTTCCTGCGGCAGGTGAGGGATGTGCGGGAATATGGCATCGAGCGCGAGGGACTGCCGGCATGA
- the ispH gene encoding 4-hydroxy-3-methylbut-2-enyl diphosphate reductase, which yields MSVAAEKPSLTVRLCEPRGFCAGVDRAIQIVVLALKKYGAPVYVRHEIVHNKYVVEGLRSMGAVFVRELTDIPDDGQPVVFSAHGVPKSVPAEAERREMLYLDATCPLVSKVHKQAMRHVRLGRQVLLVGHRGHPEVVGTMGQLPEGSVVLIETEEDVAAFEPAGEQALGFVTQTTLSVDDTAGILSALQAKFPELQAPSSESICYATTNRQDAVKASAPGTDLFLIVGAPNSSNSKRLVEVAERAGSMMGLLVQGQHELPWDSIPPNGTIGMSAGASAPEILTDEILDALRARFDVRIELVQTAIENENFPVMRSLRDTPLTAADMAFVNGEPA from the coding sequence TTGTCCGTTGCCGCTGAAAAACCCAGCCTGACCGTTCGCCTTTGCGAACCGCGCGGCTTTTGCGCGGGGGTCGACAGGGCGATCCAGATCGTCGTGCTGGCGCTCAAGAAATACGGCGCGCCCGTCTATGTGCGCCACGAGATCGTCCATAACAAATATGTGGTCGAAGGGCTGAGGAGCATGGGCGCGGTCTTCGTGCGCGAGCTGACCGACATCCCCGACGACGGCCAGCCGGTGGTGTTTTCCGCGCATGGCGTGCCCAAATCGGTGCCGGCCGAGGCCGAGCGGCGCGAGATGCTTTATCTCGATGCCACCTGCCCGCTGGTGTCGAAGGTGCACAAGCAGGCGATGCGCCATGTGCGGCTGGGCCGGCAAGTGCTGCTCGTGGGCCATCGCGGCCACCCGGAGGTGGTGGGAACCATGGGGCAGTTGCCCGAGGGCTCCGTAGTGCTGATCGAGACGGAGGAGGACGTGGCGGCCTTCGAGCCCGCCGGCGAGCAGGCGCTCGGCTTCGTCACGCAGACGACGCTTTCGGTGGACGATACGGCGGGCATCCTTTCCGCCCTCCAGGCCAAGTTTCCCGAACTCCAGGCACCGTCCTCCGAATCCATCTGCTATGCCACGACGAACCGGCAGGATGCGGTGAAGGCGTCGGCGCCCGGCACCGATCTGTTCCTTATCGTGGGCGCGCCGAACTCGTCCAACTCGAAGCGGCTGGTGGAGGTGGCCGAGCGCGCCGGCTCCATGATGGGCCTTCTGGTGCAGGGCCAGCACGAGCTGCCCTGGGACTCCATTCCCCCGAACGGCACCATCGGCATGTCGGCCGGGGCCTCGGCGCCCGAAATCCTGACGGACGAGATCCTGGACGCCTTGCGTGCCCGCTTCGACGTGCGGATCGAGCTCGTCCAGACCGCCATCGAGAACGAGAATTTCCCCGTCATGCGCTCCTTGCGCGACACGCCGCTGACGGCTGCCGACATGGCGTTCGTCAATGGGGAGCCAGCCTGA